From the Acyrthosiphon pisum isolate AL4f unplaced genomic scaffold, pea_aphid_22Mar2018_4r6ur Scaffold_20516;HRSCAF=21267, whole genome shotgun sequence genome, one window contains:
- the LOC107885900 gene encoding uncharacterized protein LOC107885900 has product MDGLPEDLTGNDLTFYKYAPVTSTDVERSFSRKDFSVSHGGLSDIKQHENSNLHKTNSKSVASSQILNTFFIKPNTIESQKIALAELIKVYHNIKHNLSYNSLDCSLKLMPKLYPDSGIAKKLACGRTKAESITTNVLGPKAESIVVSDLHDYIYDKVYFSVATDTSNKGNRKMYPICVQYFSFTDGRQTKLLDFFEEPSETAESICKSITSAFSADKTNANFGKHKSAYTLLHNENNKLIKSDCLAHIINNYFKHGLQKLDFDIETVVLKIYSHFSSSASRRENLKSFFYFAQVDWEELVKHVPTRWLSLGPAIDKILKFYPALISYFISIGDECPKVLQKLLSINADTDTDQENYLYTKTYIYLTFCANVVQIFQQTSKRLQNMDNSATELYEIMDYLKTNLTERLEQQFFGAHFISCSQHIQANTVA; this is encoded by the exons ATGGATGGTTTACCAGAAGACCTAACAGgaaatgatttaacattttataaatatgcacCAGTAACATCAACAGACGTCGAAAGAAGTTTTTCTCG TAAAGATTTTTCTGTTTCTCATGGTGGCTTATCTGATATTAAACAACATGAAAATAGCAATCTACACAAAACCAACAGTAAGTCCGTCGCTTCAtctcaaatattaaatacatttttcatcaaGCCTAATACTATAGAATCTCAAAAAATTGCTTTGGCTGAATTAATTaaagtttatcataatataaaacataatttatcatataattcatTGGATTGTTCTTTGAAACTAATGCCAAAATTGTATCCTGATTCTGGAATAGCTAAAAAATTAGCCTGTGGTCGGACAAAAGCAGAAAGTATCACAACTAATGTTTTGGGACCCAAAGCAGAATCAATTGTAGTATCTGATCTTcatgattatatttatgataaagtatatttttcagttgCAACTGATACATCCAATAAAGGCAATCGTAAAATGTATCCaatatgtgtacaatatttttcatttactgATGGACGTCAAACAAAACTCTTAGATTTTTTCGAAGAACCGTCTGAAACTGCGGAGTCAATATGTAAATCAATAACTTCAGCATTTAGTGCTGATAAAACCAATGCTAATTTTGGAAAACATAAATCTGCATATACACTTTTAcacaatgaaaacaataaattaattaaatctgaTTGTTTGGCTcacattattaacaattattttaaacatggcTTACAAAAATTAGACTTTGATATAGAAAcagtagtattaaaaatatatagtcattTCTCTTCATCTGCTTCAAGaagagaaaatttaaaaagttttttttattttgctcaAGTTGATTGGGAAGAACTGGTGAAACATGTACCAACTAGGTGGTTATCTCTTGGTCCAGCAATTGACAAGATCTTAAAATTTTATCCAGccttaatatcatattttatatcaataggAGACGAATGTCCAAAAGTTCTTCAAAAATTGCTATCGATAAATGCAGATACTGATACAGATCAAGAAAATTATCTTTATACTAAAACCTATATATACTTAACTTTTTGTGCAAATGTGGttcaaatttttcaacaaaCTAGTAAACGATTACAGAATATGGACAATTCTGCTACAGAATTGTATGAAATAatggattatttaaaaactaatctCACAGAAAGATTGGAGCAACAATTTTTTGGAGCACATTTTATTTCATGCAGTCAACATATACAAGCCAacacagtggcgtag